The following proteins are co-located in the Desulfurococcus amylolyticus Z-533 genome:
- a CDS encoding secondary thiamine-phosphate synthase enzyme YjbQ: MKIYHHTVRFSTNAQFQLIDVTRTVEEAVAKSGVLNGIVLIHAPHATAAIILNEHEEGLINDILDKLRDLTEPGSRRWRHNMIDDNAHAHIGSAIIGAERIIPVINGRIARGTWQNIFFVEMDGPRSNREVVITVIGE; this comes from the coding sequence GTGAAAATATACCATCACACTGTGAGGTTCTCGACCAACGCTCAGTTCCAATTAATAGATGTAACGAGGACGGTCGAGGAGGCTGTGGCTAAATCGGGCGTCTTAAACGGTATCGTCCTTATTCATGCTCCCCATGCAACAGCAGCCATAATACTTAATGAACACGAGGAGGGGTTAATCAATGATATACTTGATAAGCTAAGGGATCTCACGGAGCCGGGAAGCAGAAGGTGGAGGCATAACATGATAGATGATAATGCTCATGCACACATTGGCTCAGCAATTATAGGGGCTGAGAGGATCATCCCGGTTATAAATGGGAGGATAGCTAGAGGAACTTGGCAGAATATATTTTTCGTTGAAATGGATGGCCCACGTTCAAATAGGGAGGTTGTGATAACAGTTATTGGTGAGTGA
- the udp gene encoding uridine phosphorylase → MSERLKSASRPESEEGRQYHLQVKPGDVSRYILLPGDPDRVPWIASFWDKAWSVAKHREYVTYSGYYKGVFISAASTGIGAPATAIAIEELARVGGDTFIRVGTTGALTRGISVGDIIISTGAVRLEGTSKHYVMPEYPAVASYDVVLALIEAAEILGVRYHVGLTASSDSFYVGQERPGFKDYLPPFQRGLVQYLRSVNVLNFEMEAALIFTLANIYGLRAGAVCAAIANRETEEFVVNAGVEDAIKVANEAVKILSEWDEEVKRRGKKYISASIIKQAASKH, encoded by the coding sequence ATGAGTGAGAGGCTCAAGAGCGCGAGTCGCCCCGAAAGCGAGGAGGGTAGACAATACCATTTACAAGTGAAGCCGGGGGATGTAAGCCGTTACATTCTCTTACCTGGGGACCCCGATAGAGTGCCATGGATAGCTAGCTTCTGGGATAAGGCATGGAGTGTTGCAAAGCATAGAGAATACGTGACGTATAGCGGCTATTATAAGGGAGTATTTATCTCAGCTGCAAGTACCGGCATAGGAGCACCGGCTACAGCGATAGCTATAGAGGAGCTTGCAAGAGTGGGTGGGGATACATTTATACGGGTCGGGACAACCGGGGCTCTCACAAGGGGTATAAGTGTGGGAGATATAATAATATCCACTGGAGCGGTCAGGTTAGAGGGGACCAGTAAACACTATGTTATGCCTGAATACCCCGCTGTAGCAAGCTATGATGTAGTCTTAGCACTGATAGAGGCTGCCGAAATTCTTGGAGTAAGATATCACGTGGGGTTAACGGCTAGCAGCGATAGCTTCTACGTGGGGCAGGAGAGACCAGGCTTCAAAGACTATCTACCCCCGTTTCAAAGAGGCCTCGTACAGTATCTCAGGAGCGTTAACGTGTTAAACTTCGAGATGGAGGCAGCCTTAATCTTCACGCTTGCAAATATATATGGGCTCAGAGCCGGAGCCGTGTGTGCAGCCATAGCTAATAGGGAGACCGAGGAATTCGTGGTGAACGCTGGGGTAGAGGACGCTATAAAAGTAGCTAATGAAGCAGTGAAAATACTGAGTGAATGGGATGAAGAGGTTAAGCGGAGGGGTAAGAAGTATATAAGTGCGTCAATTATTAAGCAAGCCGCATCTAAACACTAG
- a CDS encoding carbohydrate kinase family protein, with protein sequence MGTPIHVSIGNFNIDIAVYIDKAPGIDESVNARDIDIRPGGAASNYAVAVSHYGHRAVLVASVADHLLVKSHLESIRRLGVDISHITYLNASPGIVISVIYPDGSRSMIRSLGANAYLSPDKISQEILDSASVVHMATLHPERAAGIVERVHGAVVSYDPGIYVNTRRGTLEAVLKHVDTLFLNSSEFNELTSKIKPGELFKLGVEVLVIKLGSKGAAAVLGDGSIYHAYVKPLGNPVDTTGAGDAFNAFFNASYIDTRDVMTALRHGVAAGALKTLCRGSILCWDRDLFIKHLELSTISKETGIPGF encoded by the coding sequence ATGGGTACCCCGATACATGTAAGCATAGGTAATTTTAACATAGACATAGCCGTATACATTGATAAAGCGCCAGGAATAGATGAAAGCGTGAACGCGAGGGACATCGATATAAGGCCTGGTGGGGCAGCCTCAAATTATGCCGTGGCTGTATCGCACTATGGACACAGGGCTGTGCTTGTAGCATCGGTTGCGGATCACCTACTGGTGAAATCCCACCTGGAATCAATAAGGAGACTAGGCGTTGACATATCACATATAACGTACCTCAATGCATCACCAGGGATTGTCATATCGGTGATTTACCCGGATGGCTCGAGATCTATGATTAGGAGCCTCGGCGCTAACGCATATCTATCACCGGATAAGATAAGTCAGGAAATACTTGATTCGGCCAGTGTAGTTCACATGGCTACTTTACACCCTGAGAGAGCAGCCGGAATCGTAGAAAGGGTTCATGGGGCAGTGGTGAGCTATGATCCAGGGATCTACGTGAATACCCGGCGAGGAACATTGGAAGCAGTGTTGAAGCACGTGGACACACTCTTCCTGAATAGTAGTGAATTCAACGAGTTAACTAGTAAAATAAAGCCAGGTGAACTATTTAAACTAGGGGTGGAGGTCTTAGTGATTAAACTAGGCAGTAAGGGGGCTGCTGCTGTACTAGGAGATGGCAGTATATATCACGCATATGTAAAACCCCTGGGCAACCCGGTTGATACAACAGGGGCTGGCGATGCATTTAATGCATTCTTCAACGCGTCGTATATTGATACAAGGGACGTGATGACAGCTCTTAGACATGGAGTGGCTGCAGGAGCATTAAAGACTCTCTGCAGGGGAAGCATTCTATGCTGGGATAGAGATCTATTTATTAAGCACCTAGAGCTAAGTACTATTAGTAAGGAGACTGGAATACCTGGATTCTAG
- the hsp20 gene encoding archaeal heat shock protein Hsp20, with amino-acid sequence MEDDWWYRRRRRPFWSEDLFDEIDKMFEDMERMVLDLMRRFSRGLTPEEFREIERQLERQGIRPYVYGFSITIGPDGKPVVREFGNMRRERGKPVITEEREPLIDVFESGDEVTVIAEIPGVEKDKIDVKVSDDGRTLIINASDTNRRYYKEVELPSKVDPSSAKASYKNGVLEVKLKKAGKGKEGFKISVE; translated from the coding sequence GTGGAGGATGACTGGTGGTATCGTAGAAGGAGGAGGCCCTTCTGGAGCGAGGACCTCTTCGACGAAATAGACAAGATGTTTGAAGACATGGAGAGAATGGTATTGGATTTAATGCGTAGATTCAGTAGAGGACTCACCCCTGAAGAATTCAGGGAGATAGAGCGCCAGCTTGAAAGACAAGGTATAAGGCCGTATGTATACGGCTTCAGTATAACAATAGGCCCTGATGGAAAACCGGTGGTCAGGGAATTCGGCAATATGAGGAGGGAGCGCGGTAAGCCTGTGATCACAGAGGAAAGGGAGCCATTAATAGATGTATTTGAATCAGGCGATGAAGTCACGGTTATAGCTGAGATCCCCGGTGTAGAGAAAGATAAGATCGATGTAAAGGTATCCGATGACGGTAGAACACTTATCATCAACGCCAGTGATACGAACAGGAGGTATTATAAGGAGGTCGAACTACCGAGTAAAGTAGATCCATCCTCAGCTAAAGCCTCGTATAAGAATGGTGTTTTAGAAGTAAAACTCAAGAAAGCTGGTAAAGGGAAAGAGGGATTCAAGATTAGTGTCGAGTAG
- a CDS encoding metallophosphoesterase encodes MIIGVLSDTHDNIHATRRILRRLSDHNVELIIHLGDIVSPFTLKAIREEIGGVKLIIVKGNNDGDIYLLNKLSSGYGWIFYSEPTILEIGGRRIFIMHGYGDASTTEKIVDALAKSIDTDILLYGHTHIARSEHINGKLVLNPGEACGYITGRHTYGIIDTITLNTEIFEEDIK; translated from the coding sequence ATGATCATTGGTGTATTAAGCGATACACATGACAATATTCATGCAACCAGGAGAATTCTTAGAAGGTTATCTGACCATAATGTAGAGCTCATAATCCACCTCGGAGACATTGTAAGTCCGTTCACCCTTAAAGCTATAAGGGAGGAGATCGGTGGTGTTAAACTTATTATTGTTAAGGGGAATAACGATGGTGACATATACTTATTGAATAAGCTGTCCTCGGGCTATGGATGGATATTCTATAGCGAGCCAACCATACTGGAGATAGGGGGTAGGAGAATATTCATAATGCATGGATACGGAGACGCATCTACAACGGAGAAAATAGTGGACGCCCTCGCTAAATCCATCGACACCGATATACTGCTCTACGGGCACACCCATATAGCTAGGAGTGAACACATAAATGGTAAACTAGTATTAAACCCGGGTGAGGCATGTGGTTACATAACTGGGAGACATACCTACGGGATCATAGATACCATTACCTTAAATACTGAAATATTCGAAGAAGATATAAAGTAA
- a CDS encoding phosphatase, with protein MAKIAVALDYDGVLIDSYRGIPLFYLEDFPALTGMTIDYARQLLYLEYLTESLSVLREDLWPRYIPDFSSSLFDELITRYWEKRIEYSRSLPGVKPVLNTLKNQVDLYHVGHRDDIYGLKTHRIYIDGFTDYFKYIYVVEENTESRLKALMEILETHDLVIYVDDKPVNLAVIEQGLKDLREHVVLVRQVFKSLYDTPWIDPVEKYIAINNLSELSRLIRRLSQ; from the coding sequence ATGGCTAAGATAGCTGTTGCATTAGATTACGATGGAGTACTCATCGATAGCTATAGGGGGATACCATTATTCTATCTTGAAGACTTCCCAGCTTTAACAGGGATGACTATAGATTACGCGAGGCAACTACTATACCTTGAGTATTTAACGGAGAGCCTTAGCGTATTAAGGGAGGATTTATGGCCTAGATACATTCCGGACTTCTCGAGTAGTTTATTCGATGAATTAATCACCAGGTATTGGGAGAAAAGGATAGAGTATTCGAGAAGCCTTCCAGGCGTGAAGCCGGTATTAAACACTCTGAAAAACCAGGTGGATCTGTACCACGTGGGGCACAGGGATGACATCTATGGGTTGAAAACACATAGAATCTATATAGATGGGTTTACAGATTATTTCAAATACATATACGTAGTCGAGGAGAACACCGAGTCAAGGCTTAAAGCACTCATGGAAATCCTTGAGACTCATGACCTGGTAATATATGTCGACGATAAACCAGTAAACCTAGCCGTGATAGAGCAAGGTTTGAAAGACCTCAGAGAACACGTAGTACTGGTTAGACAAGTCTTTAAATCCCTCTATGATACGCCATGGATTGATCCGGTTGAAAAATACATAGCTATTAATAATCTCTCCGAGTTAAGCAGGTTGATTAGGAGGCTTAGTCAGTAA
- a CDS encoding nicotinate phosphoribosyltransferase, giving the protein MRFYIACENEILDGSATDVYFTRTYKILKAKGVRKKVRMEFHVMRLPKGYEWAVYAGLEEVLYLLKDKPVTVYSMPEGTLFKAGEPLLIIEGYYDDFALYETAVLGILRHYSSIASKAARIKRLAMDKTILFFGLRAVHPVIAPMVDRAAYIGGADAVSGVLSEKYLGIKPSGTMPHALILVLGDQREAWKAFDDVVEPSVPRIMLVDTLFDEREEALMAAKLLGDRLYGVRLDTPSSRRGDMRQIVEEVRWTLDVNGFKHVKIVVSGGLDEKEIVRLRDIVDAFGVGTSISMPPSVDISADIVEVYDNDAWRPFTKRGKLPGAKQVFRKRPGLNDIVTLMENHGEIPSGYTPLLVKYIDNGELVRKPPTIEDIRRYVIEQLREVPEPSLE; this is encoded by the coding sequence ATGAGGTTCTATATAGCCTGCGAGAACGAGATACTGGATGGATCCGCAACAGACGTGTACTTCACGAGGACCTATAAGATACTTAAAGCCAAGGGTGTCAGGAAGAAGGTTAGGATGGAATTCCATGTAATGAGGCTGCCCAAGGGCTATGAATGGGCTGTATATGCTGGACTCGAGGAGGTACTTTACTTACTGAAGGATAAGCCGGTGACAGTATACTCTATGCCTGAGGGAACACTGTTTAAGGCTGGCGAGCCGTTACTTATCATAGAAGGCTACTATGATGACTTCGCATTATATGAGACAGCCGTGCTTGGCATACTTAGACACTACTCGAGCATAGCTAGTAAGGCGGCACGTATTAAGAGGCTTGCAATGGATAAAACAATACTCTTCTTCGGGCTTAGAGCCGTCCACCCTGTAATAGCTCCTATGGTTGATCGAGCAGCATACATCGGTGGGGCTGATGCCGTCTCAGGGGTTCTAAGCGAGAAATATTTGGGGATTAAGCCGTCGGGGACGATGCCTCATGCATTAATACTGGTCCTTGGCGATCAGAGAGAGGCGTGGAAAGCATTTGATGATGTGGTAGAGCCTAGTGTACCCAGGATTATGCTTGTAGATACGTTATTCGATGAACGCGAGGAAGCATTGATGGCTGCCAAATTATTGGGTGATAGGCTATATGGCGTTAGATTGGATACGCCTAGCAGTAGACGCGGCGACATGAGGCAAATAGTGGAAGAGGTTAGATGGACCCTCGATGTAAACGGGTTTAAACACGTTAAAATAGTTGTAAGCGGAGGGCTGGATGAAAAGGAAATCGTGAGGCTCAGAGACATCGTAGACGCCTTCGGTGTTGGGACAAGTATATCGATGCCCCCCAGCGTCGACATCAGTGCTGATATTGTTGAGGTATACGATAACGATGCATGGAGACCCTTCACAAAGAGGGGTAAGCTACCTGGAGCCAAACAGGTATTCAGGAAGAGGCCGGGGTTAAATGACATTGTTACACTAATGGAGAACCATGGTGAAATACCCAGTGGATATACCCCGCTTCTAGTTAAATACATTGATAATGGTGAACTGGTAAGGAAGCCACCTACTATAGAAGACATTAGGAGATACGTTATCGAGCAGCTTAGAGAGGTACCAGAGCCCTCTCTCGAATAG
- a CDS encoding cation diffusion facilitator family transporter, whose protein sequence is MGVMFNTNVELRLRSAREGFIKSAVLSFIGLIIELIIVVIAPSIILLTDLLHWSVDTVLEVIFLLVIYLTSRIGRKFPWSIVIIESISVTLALLVILGLYGYFFLDYISSIVETGEVSTSSLTPLIATVGGGVITLLMHVIQKRNYQQYKIELLKLDAQHALIDFIASILASLGIVLTYLSKNYSVELLFTFMSMIFVAHSLFEVFKDVVKTLSGANIDYELRARVKELLIDEYKNKNLEIDDVDARKIGSFYVVSVKILVDPDTTINEIHELRRRITRSIRNSSELIYHVDVRFYPRHKAKARLKGKRRKKLGP, encoded by the coding sequence ATGGGCGTAATGTTTAATACTAATGTAGAGCTAAGATTAAGGAGTGCACGTGAAGGCTTTATTAAGTCTGCCGTACTCTCATTCATAGGGCTCATTATCGAGTTAATAATAGTTGTAATAGCTCCCAGCATAATTCTCTTAACAGATCTACTCCATTGGAGCGTTGACACAGTTCTCGAGGTAATATTTCTATTGGTTATATACTTAACGAGTAGAATTGGGAGGAAATTCCCCTGGTCCATTGTAATAATCGAGAGCATCTCTGTTACGCTGGCTCTACTGGTTATCCTGGGGCTTTACGGTTATTTCTTCCTGGATTACATTTCCTCTATAGTGGAAACAGGGGAAGTATCCACAAGCAGCCTAACACCGTTGATAGCCACGGTGGGCGGAGGGGTGATCACACTCCTGATGCATGTTATACAAAAGAGAAATTATCAACAGTATAAAATAGAATTATTGAAACTGGATGCCCAGCACGCCCTAATAGACTTCATAGCCTCTATACTGGCATCGCTCGGTATAGTTTTAACGTATTTAAGTAAAAACTACTCGGTCGAACTCTTATTCACATTCATGTCAATGATATTCGTTGCACACAGTCTCTTCGAGGTCTTCAAAGACGTTGTGAAGACGCTGAGCGGGGCCAACATAGACTATGAATTAAGGGCAAGGGTAAAAGAGCTACTGATAGACGAGTATAAAAACAAAAACCTAGAGATAGATGATGTCGACGCTAGGAAAATAGGCTCCTTCTACGTTGTCTCAGTGAAAATACTCGTGGATCCAGATACAACGATAAATGAAATCCATGAATTAAGGAGGAGGATCACGAGATCCATCAGGAACTCCTCTGAACTAATATACCATGTTGATGTAAGATTCTATCCAAGGCATAAGGCTAAAGCAAGGCTTAAAGGGAAACGGAGGAAAAAGCTTGGTCCATAG